A section of the Primulina eburnea isolate SZY01 chromosome 1, ASM2296580v1, whole genome shotgun sequence genome encodes:
- the LOC140842639 gene encoding thylakoid lumenal 29 kDa protein, chloroplastic-like isoform X2 — translation MDLIGRSSSFIEVANAGDLIQRGQCAEFQSKIKATLSVALKGNPDLLSSVLILALNDTVTCDKATKSGGPNGSIRCR, via the exons ATG GACTTGATAGGAAGATCCAGTTCTTTCATTGAAGTAGCTAATGCTGGTGATTTGATCCAGCGTGGACAATGCGCTGAATTTCAAT CAAAGATCAAAGCAACTCTTTCTGTTGCACTGAAG GGGAACCCAGATCTTTTGTCATCAGTTTTAATTCTGGCACTCAATGACACTGTGACTTGTGACAAG GCAACAAAATCTGGAGGCCCCAACGGATCCATTCGCTGTAGGTGA
- the LOC140842639 gene encoding thylakoid lumenal 29 kDa protein, chloroplastic-like isoform X1, whose amino-acid sequence MDLIGRSSSFIEVANAGDLIQRGQCAEFQSKIKATLSVALKGNPDLLSSVLILALNDTVTCDKVRDNLLYCLLNIMKTKE is encoded by the exons ATG GACTTGATAGGAAGATCCAGTTCTTTCATTGAAGTAGCTAATGCTGGTGATTTGATCCAGCGTGGACAATGCGCTGAATTTCAAT CAAAGATCAAAGCAACTCTTTCTGTTGCACTGAAG GGGAACCCAGATCTTTTGTCATCAGTTTTAATTCTGGCACTCAATGACACTGTGACTTGTGACAAGGTTAGGGATAATCTTCTGTACTGTCTGCTGAATATTATGAAAACAAAAGAGTGA